A stretch of Gemmatimonadota bacterium DNA encodes these proteins:
- a CDS encoding tyrosine-type recombinase/integrase → MRTTAGLRDRAMLEVLYSTGIRRVELVGLDLHDLDESRGVLRVRRVRRGKGGTKRLVPLGRRAQYWVARYVETVRIRHAESAHEPALFLTGRGRRITPKMVTGRMRQCLRTAGIGKAGSCHIFRHSMATLMHDAGADIRDLQALLGHALLTSTQLYTRVSMQRLMEVHARTHPAECGAASIEPE, encoded by the coding sequence GTGCGGACCACCGCCGGCCTGCGCGATCGCGCGATGCTCGAGGTCCTGTACTCCACCGGCATCCGCCGTGTCGAGCTCGTCGGGCTCGATCTGCACGACCTCGACGAGTCGCGCGGCGTGCTCCGCGTGCGCCGCGTGCGCCGCGGCAAGGGTGGGACCAAACGGCTCGTCCCGCTGGGTCGCCGCGCACAGTACTGGGTGGCCCGCTACGTGGAGACGGTGCGCATCCGCCACGCGGAGTCGGCACACGAGCCCGCGCTCTTTCTCACGGGACGTGGGCGGCGGATCACCCCGAAGATGGTGACGGGCCGGATGCGCCAGTGTCTTCGCACCGCGGGCATCGGCAAGGCGGGGAGCTGTCACATCTTCCGGCACTCGATGGCGACACTCATGCACGACGCCGGCGCGGACATCCGGGACCTGCAGGCGCTGCTCGGCCACGCGCTCCTCACGAGCACGCAGCTCTACACGCGCGTGTCGATGCAGCGGCTGATGGAGGTGCATGCCCGCACGCATCCTGCCGAGTGCGGCGCCGCGTCGATCGAACCCGAGTGA
- the atpE gene encoding ATP synthase F0 subunit C encodes MAFFPFFQAAAETVANNNQGLSLIGAGLGAGLAVIGAGMGIGRIGGQAVEGMARQPEAAGKIQTAALILAALIEGAALFGVVVAFQIQGKFN; translated from the coding sequence ATGGCGTTCTTCCCGTTCTTCCAGGCCGCGGCTGAGACCGTCGCCAACAACAACCAGGGTCTGTCGCTCATCGGTGCCGGTCTCGGCGCCGGCCTCGCCGTGATCGGCGCGGGCATGGGCATCGGTCGCATCGGCGGCCAGGCGGTCGAGGGCATGGCGCGTCAGCCCGAGGCGGCCGGCAAGATCCAGACGGCGGCGCTGATCCTCGCGGCGCTCATCGAAGGTGCGGCGCTGTTCGGCGTCGTGGTGGCGTTCCAGATCCAGGGCAAGTTCAACTAA
- a CDS encoding RHS repeat-associated core domain-containing protein: protein MAYDARGKLLRSKNTLDIRDSMEFSYSGIGHLRTSAFHDSANAYMSGRVAVSAQSQESFVNDALGNLVSSTLQYAGLDGVGVPPTANIQSYAYFGDGTGRLRQRVDSSRLYDSLTYDAAGNQRCESWFAQGSRGADDRMSYYDGLGRLYAVDRRQSGFYASLPLTVPQMMTFEEYRYDPLGRRVLVRSRRWCNDDAKTTYLVDCFVNVMRRTVWDGAQELWEIQVPGDESASASVLDNDIDTVAAQPSPGNGSGWDQNPMWGRVGYTFGLALDQPLSLVRVGYRMRELSSVSLKTWAPFVVVPQWNARGMAENGSFADGAYEKCEVDAGVTRCVEVPWPHGWFSMGRRSYVPKAWHGTLIEGKRDQSSLLYRRNRMVDPNTGRFTQQDPIGLAGGLNLYGYAGGDPINFSDAFGLCPDSVKTSKGECPGGLTTKEWDAVEATYACQSEAHATQLRTMLFAGNIRPIDLSASEEGGKLWAAVPPAAADRIYVNRGYRHGNLFFDSRLGWALSHELGHMELFRGMTPAAATAEYLRYRGTHELGADLIANANYKCTPATREP, encoded by the coding sequence ATGGCCTACGATGCGCGTGGCAAGCTGCTCCGCAGCAAGAACACCCTGGACATCCGGGATTCCATGGAGTTCAGCTACAGCGGGATCGGCCATCTGCGCACCAGCGCCTTCCACGACAGTGCCAACGCCTACATGTCCGGGCGCGTCGCGGTTTCGGCGCAGTCCCAGGAGTCCTTCGTCAACGACGCGCTCGGGAACCTCGTGAGCTCGACACTGCAGTACGCCGGGCTCGACGGCGTCGGCGTGCCGCCGACGGCGAACATCCAATCCTATGCGTACTTCGGTGATGGCACCGGGCGCCTGCGGCAGCGTGTCGATTCGAGCCGGCTCTATGACTCGCTCACCTACGACGCGGCCGGGAACCAGCGCTGCGAGTCGTGGTTCGCGCAGGGCAGCCGTGGCGCGGACGACCGCATGTCCTACTACGACGGGCTCGGTCGGCTCTACGCAGTTGATCGGCGGCAATCCGGCTTCTACGCGTCATTGCCGCTCACCGTTCCGCAGATGATGACGTTCGAGGAGTATCGGTATGATCCGTTGGGACGGCGCGTGCTCGTCCGGTCACGCCGCTGGTGCAACGACGACGCGAAGACCACGTACCTCGTCGACTGCTTCGTGAACGTCATGCGCCGGACGGTCTGGGACGGTGCGCAAGAGCTGTGGGAGATCCAGGTGCCCGGTGACGAGTCGGCCTCGGCGTCGGTGCTGGACAACGACATCGACACGGTAGCGGCGCAGCCGAGCCCCGGGAACGGATCCGGCTGGGACCAGAACCCGATGTGGGGCCGCGTAGGTTACACCTTCGGACTCGCGCTCGACCAGCCCCTCAGTCTGGTGCGCGTGGGGTACCGCATGCGCGAGCTCTCCAGCGTCTCCTTGAAGACCTGGGCACCCTTCGTGGTCGTCCCGCAGTGGAACGCCCGCGGGATGGCGGAGAACGGTAGCTTCGCGGACGGCGCGTACGAGAAGTGCGAGGTCGATGCCGGGGTGACGCGGTGCGTCGAGGTGCCCTGGCCCCACGGGTGGTTCAGCATGGGGCGTCGGAGCTATGTTCCTAAGGCGTGGCACGGCACGTTGATCGAAGGAAAGCGTGACCAATCAAGCTTGCTGTATCGGCGGAACCGGATGGTCGATCCGAATACGGGGCGGTTCACGCAGCAGGACCCGATCGGGCTCGCGGGTGGACTCAATTTGTACGGGTATGCGGGTGGGGACCCCATCAACTTCTCGGATGCCTTCGGGCTGTGTCCGGATTCTGTAAAGACCTCGAAGGGCGAGTGTCCTGGGGGCCTCACAACGAAGGAGTGGGACGCGGTCGAGGCCACCTACGCGTGCCAATCCGAGGCACACGCGACTCAGCTACGGACAATGCTGTTCGCCGGCAATATCCGACCCATCGACCTCAGCGCGTCCGAAGAAGGAGGGAAGCTGTGGGCTGCGGTGCCACCCGCCGCTGCGGATCGGATCTATGTGAATCGCGGCTACCGGCATGGCAACCTCTTCTTTGACTCGCGACTCGGATGGGCGCTCAGCCACGAGCTGGGACATATGGAGCTTTTCAGAGGAATGACGCCTGCGGCCGCGACCGCAGAGTACTTACGGTACAGAGGAACACACGAGTTGGGCGCAGATTTGATCGCAAACGCAAACTACAAGTGTACCCCGGCGACGAGGGAGCCATGA
- a CDS encoding cupin domain-containing protein, which yields MTAKAGWFDVRFVQKPWGHETIWAITEDYVGKVLHVKAGHALSLQYHNMKDETIHLLRGEMIYRIKEGDRLVEVPFKAGQSYRNTPGTVHQMEAVTDCDILEASTPHLDDVVRLTDRYGREGTSNP from the coding sequence ATGACCGCGAAGGCCGGCTGGTTCGATGTGCGATTCGTGCAGAAGCCGTGGGGCCACGAGACGATCTGGGCCATCACCGAGGACTACGTGGGCAAGGTGCTCCACGTGAAGGCCGGGCACGCGCTCTCGCTCCAGTACCACAACATGAAGGACGAGACGATCCACCTCCTCCGCGGCGAGATGATCTACCGCATCAAGGAAGGCGACCGGCTGGTGGAGGTCCCCTTCAAGGCGGGGCAGAGCTACCGCAACACGCCGGGCACCGTCCACCAGATGGAAGCGGTGACCGACTGCGACATCCTCGAAGCCTCCACCCCGCACCTCGACGACGTGGTGCGCCTCACCGACCGCTACGGCCGCGAAGGGACCTCCAATCCATGA
- a CDS encoding NTP transferase domain-containing protein has protein sequence MKVIIPLAGKGTRLRPHTHTVPKPMLKVAGKPVMDYVMEDVARLKGVEQVVYITGHLKETVEKHARATYAIPGVYVEQKVQDGTAGAVELARPYVDQPVLIIFVDTIFDADLSIVETSTDDGIIWTKEVEDYQRFGVVVTDANGHMTQIVEKPSTPISKRANIGLYYIKNWQLLYEGIAHVLKQPANKGEFYLTDAFQYMIDKGAKIRVVDVEGWYDAGKLDTLLETNRTMLEKGRASIPNRGLKNVEVVDPVRIEDGAIVTDCILGPNVVIGAGSTVTNCTLRDVIIGDRSVLVSCVLTDSMIGDQAHLEGITGSVTLGDHAEVHGLRA, from the coding sequence ATGAAAGTGATCATCCCGCTGGCCGGGAAGGGCACCCGCCTCCGCCCCCACACGCACACCGTGCCCAAGCCGATGCTCAAGGTGGCCGGCAAGCCGGTGATGGACTACGTGATGGAGGACGTCGCGCGCCTCAAGGGCGTGGAGCAGGTCGTCTACATCACCGGGCACCTGAAGGAGACCGTCGAGAAGCACGCCCGCGCGACGTACGCGATCCCGGGGGTCTACGTCGAGCAGAAGGTGCAGGACGGCACCGCCGGCGCGGTGGAACTCGCGCGCCCGTACGTGGACCAGCCGGTCCTCATCATCTTCGTGGACACGATCTTCGACGCCGACCTCTCGATCGTCGAGACGTCCACGGACGACGGCATCATCTGGACCAAGGAAGTGGAGGACTACCAGCGCTTCGGCGTGGTGGTGACCGACGCCAACGGCCACATGACGCAGATCGTCGAGAAGCCGAGCACGCCCATCTCCAAGCGGGCGAACATCGGGCTCTACTACATCAAGAACTGGCAGCTGCTGTACGAGGGCATCGCGCACGTGCTCAAGCAGCCGGCGAACAAGGGCGAGTTCTACCTCACCGACGCCTTCCAGTACATGATCGACAAGGGCGCGAAGATCCGCGTGGTCGATGTCGAGGGCTGGTACGACGCGGGGAAGCTCGACACGCTGCTCGAGACCAACCGCACGATGCTCGAGAAGGGGCGGGCGTCGATCCCCAATCGGGGTCTCAAGAACGTCGAGGTGGTGGACCCGGTCCGCATCGAGGACGGGGCGATCGTCACCGACTGCATCCTCGGTCCCAACGTGGTGATCGGGGCGGGGAGCACGGTCACCAACTGCACGCTGCGCGACGTGATCATCGGGGACCGGTCAGTCCTGGTCTCCTGCGTCCTGACCGACTCGATGATCGGGGACCAGGCGCATCTGGAGGGGATCACGGGGTCGGTGACGCTGGGAGACCACGCCGAGGTGCACGGACTCCGGGCGTGA
- a CDS encoding 4Fe-4S dicluster domain-containing protein, translating to MAPDDGDRLDRRGFFTQGLQRALREAVDALSDRVAPGVHVRPPGALPEPAFVAACTRCGECATACPVHAITMLPPSAGLATGTPVLDVAATACIMCEGMPCATACPTPALEVPPWGWRDVRMAEVMVDQGRCITWRDVECGICVRVCPVGEDALRLDERGRPVVGAACTGCGQCIAACVTTPSSLAATPKGT from the coding sequence ATGGCGCCTGACGACGGCGACCGGCTCGACCGGCGGGGGTTCTTCACGCAGGGACTGCAGCGCGCGCTCCGCGAAGCGGTGGACGCGCTGAGCGACCGCGTGGCGCCGGGCGTGCATGTCCGTCCGCCGGGGGCGTTGCCGGAGCCGGCGTTCGTGGCGGCGTGCACGCGGTGCGGGGAGTGCGCGACCGCGTGCCCGGTGCACGCGATCACGATGCTCCCGCCGTCGGCGGGGCTCGCGACGGGGACGCCGGTGCTCGACGTGGCCGCGACGGCCTGCATCATGTGCGAGGGGATGCCCTGCGCGACGGCCTGCCCGACGCCGGCGCTGGAGGTGCCGCCGTGGGGCTGGCGCGACGTGCGGATGGCGGAGGTGATGGTCGACCAGGGGCGCTGCATCACCTGGCGCGACGTGGAATGCGGGATCTGCGTGCGGGTCTGCCCGGTGGGCGAGGACGCACTCAGGCTGGATGAGCGTGGCCGCCCCGTGGTGGGTGCGGCCTGTACCGGGTGCGGGCAGTGCATCGCGGCGTGCGTCACGACGCCGTCGAGCCTCGCCGCCACCCCCAAGGGGACTTGA
- the atpF gene encoding F0F1 ATP synthase subunit B produces the protein MRSSLLVLALLSLTAAPAFAAEAGAKPGLLDPHLGLMTWTIIVFVLLLGGLWKFAWGPILEAVNGREQALRDAMAAAERDRAEAAKLVAEQKAAIEAARTEAQRYIAEGRATAEAMRGEMLEATRTQQAELLERARKEIESEKSKAIDELRKEAVDLALAGAGKLIGQKLDGASDRALVEQYLGSLGAK, from the coding sequence ATGCGCTCTTCGCTGCTTGTTCTTGCCCTGCTCTCGCTGACCGCTGCTCCGGCCTTCGCGGCCGAGGCGGGCGCGAAGCCCGGGCTGCTCGATCCGCACCTCGGCCTGATGACGTGGACGATCATCGTCTTCGTCCTCCTCCTGGGCGGTCTCTGGAAGTTCGCGTGGGGCCCGATCCTCGAGGCCGTGAACGGTCGCGAGCAGGCGCTCCGTGACGCGATGGCCGCCGCCGAGCGCGATCGCGCCGAGGCCGCCAAGCTGGTCGCCGAGCAGAAGGCGGCGATCGAGGCCGCGCGCACCGAGGCGCAGCGCTACATCGCCGAAGGGCGTGCGACGGCCGAGGCGATGCGCGGCGAGATGCTGGAGGCCACGCGCACCCAGCAGGCCGAGCTCCTCGAGCGGGCCCGCAAGGAGATCGAGAGCGAGAAGTCGAAGGCGATCGACGAGCTCCGCAAGGAAGCCGTGGACCTCGCGCTCGCCGGCGCCGGCAAGCTCATCGGGCAGAAGCTCGATGGCGCGTCGGACCGCGCGCTCGTGGAGCAGTACCTCGGCTCGCTCGGGGCCAAGTGA
- a CDS encoding DUF4157 domain-containing protein: MAGGLNLYGYAGGDPVNWSDPFGLSPDTLTTYEREHLGDFCNQIDCSKVQVHRGNDDKAMNQLRRDILGISSGRSFTFGHHIFLGDGNVGDFAVLAHEVQHIVQYDKWGAAEYLRRGARERIAEMRGQNPYSYSFNGRRREQYGMEQQGQIVEDCLRGNTAACWVARIP, translated from the coding sequence TTGGCTGGCGGGCTCAATCTCTATGGCTACGCGGGCGGGGATCCCGTCAACTGGAGCGATCCCTTCGGGCTTTCCCCCGACACGCTCACCACGTACGAGCGAGAGCATCTGGGCGACTTTTGTAACCAGATTGATTGCTCCAAGGTGCAAGTGCATCGAGGGAACGACGACAAGGCCATGAATCAGCTACGGAGGGATATCCTCGGAATCAGCAGCGGGAGGTCCTTCACGTTTGGCCACCACATCTTCTTGGGCGATGGCAATGTCGGCGACTTCGCGGTGCTCGCTCACGAGGTGCAACACATAGTTCAGTACGACAAGTGGGGAGCCGCTGAGTACCTCAGGCGAGGGGCGCGAGAACGGATTGCCGAGATGCGAGGTCAGAATCCGTACTCGTACTCATTCAACGGCCGTAGGCGTGAACAGTATGGGATGGAGCAACAGGGCCAGATTGTCGAAGACTGCTTGAGAGGCAATACCGCCGCGTGTTGGGTTGCCCGGATACCATAA
- a CDS encoding DUF2778 domain-containing protein has protein sequence MLWRGRAYSGRPGTAASQQNEAWTGPIPEGEYTLNPEEISHVTGVKAWVRNKLGDWGNFRVPLHASDGTNTHGRDRIMLHGGRKPGSAGCIDVCFREEMLFPTCNSIRGRSQ, from the coding sequence GTGCTCTGGCGCGGGCGGGCCTACTCAGGACGCCCAGGAACAGCGGCCTCGCAGCAGAACGAGGCCTGGACCGGGCCGATCCCCGAGGGCGAGTACACGTTGAATCCCGAGGAGATCTCGCACGTGACGGGGGTCAAGGCGTGGGTCCGAAACAAGCTCGGCGATTGGGGTAACTTCCGCGTCCCGCTACACGCTAGTGATGGTACGAACACGCACGGCCGAGACCGCATCATGCTGCACGGAGGGCGGAAGCCCGGTTCAGCCGGGTGCATCGATGTCTGCTTCCGTGAGGAAATGCTGTTTCCTACCTGCAACAGCATCAGGGGCCGATCACAGTAG
- a CDS encoding F0F1 ATP synthase subunit delta produces the protein MRDTSIARNYAEALLALARKANDTAGWGATVSALGDAVERDATLRHFLEAPQVSATQKTAVLGKALAGAAPHFVRFVQKLVTNRRQMLLPEIAVEYHNLLDEAEGRVHARVTVAREFDAATREAMTAALGKALKKTVVPHVTVDPRILGGVVVRVGDTVMDGSVKRRLGRLRDRLIAAR, from the coding sequence ATGCGCGACACCTCGATCGCCCGCAACTACGCCGAGGCCCTGCTCGCCCTCGCCCGCAAGGCGAACGACACGGCCGGCTGGGGCGCGACGGTGAGCGCCCTCGGCGACGCGGTCGAGCGTGACGCCACGCTGCGGCACTTCCTCGAGGCGCCGCAGGTGAGCGCCACGCAGAAGACCGCCGTGCTCGGCAAGGCGCTCGCCGGTGCCGCGCCGCACTTCGTGCGGTTCGTGCAGAAGCTGGTGACCAATCGCCGGCAGATGCTCCTCCCCGAGATCGCGGTGGAGTACCACAATCTGCTCGACGAGGCCGAGGGGCGGGTGCATGCGCGCGTGACGGTGGCGCGCGAGTTCGACGCGGCCACGCGCGAGGCGATGACCGCCGCGCTCGGCAAGGCGCTCAAGAAGACGGTGGTGCCGCACGTGACGGTCGATCCGCGGATCCTCGGCGGGGTCGTGGTGCGCGTGGGGGACACCGTGATGGACGGCTCGGTGAAGCGTCGGCTGGGGCGGTTGCGGGATCGGTTGATCGCCGCGCGGTAA